One stretch of Rissa tridactyla isolate bRisTri1 chromosome 21, bRisTri1.patW.cur.20221130, whole genome shotgun sequence DNA includes these proteins:
- the LOC128900352 gene encoding polymeric immunoglobulin receptor-like, which produces MAVLFLLAALLQEPVSSTLYGPRFLMGEVGGSVTHQCFYSITPANKHDRKYWCKIARSGICYTVISTTGYTSKSHVGRVSLEDTPQNGTFAVTMTELKKNDTGTYRCGIGTTNRDLYVSLTLTVLADASDLGPTELIHGELHGSVTILCPPGDTHSIEKRFWCKLGRNGCALIADTNGYVGKSYQGRIFITPQESSGAFKILINDLKKEDSGLYRCGTGRLSGPDSRRVVALQVTAASTLPKRPKFLSGTVGGSLSFKCHHDPKGNYEKKYLCRWKAARCALLADADGFVHESYKGRIQIASSNQENGSYTVVMRHLREEDAGWYWCGAKNGHTEHTSSVKLHIHKEACTSQDPETSTLVKPTLSSSPAAYSTPAQRSITGLTYTAGTVTESTSTLLPAATPGTSVTSPGKIYHESSSGESRLLPVVLPALILLIFITITIPALTKIKLQKETGEGRIAAGNLEAAPIPSALNPVKEQTMEETPSPEKVQGAGQPLANVASLWGKKYFSR; this is translated from the exons ATGGCGGTTCTCTTTCTCTTGGCAGCTTTGCTGCAAG agCCAGTCTCAAGTACCTTGTACGGACCCAGGTTTCTGATGGGTGAGGTTGGAGGATCGGTCACCCATCAGTGCTTCTACTCCATCACGCCAGCCAACAAACACGACCGAAAATATTGGTGCAAAATAGCAAGAAGCGGCATTTGCTACACCGTCATTTCTACAACCGGCTACACCTCGAAGAGCCACGTGGGCCGAGTGTCTCTCGAGGACACCCCCCAGAATGGCACCTTCGCAGTGACGATGACAGAGCTGAAGAAGAACGACACGGGCACCTACCGATGTGGCATCGGCACCACCAACAGAGACCTGTACGTCAGCCTGACCCTGACGGTTTTGGCAG ATGCCAGTGATTTGGGGCCGACTGAGCTCATCCATGGGGAGCTCCATGGCTCCGTCACCATCCTGTGCCCACCTGGGGACACCCACAGCATCGAGAAGAGGTTCTGGTGCAAACTGGGGAGAAACGGCTGCGCTCTCATCGCCGACACCAATGGCTATGTGGGGAAGAGTTACCAAGGGCGAATCTTTATCACCCCTCAGGAGAGCTCTGGAGCTTTCAAAATCTTGATAAACGACTTAAAAAAGGAAGACTCGGGGCTGTACAGGTGTGGGACGGGAAGGCTTAGCGGCCCGGACAGCCGGCGGGTGGTGGCTCTGCAGGTGACGGCAG CCTCCACCCTCCCCAAGAGACCCAAATTTCTGAGCGGCACGGTCGGAGGCTCGCTGTCCTTCAAGTGCCACCACGATCCCAAGGGGAACTACGAGAAGAAGTATCTGTGCAGGTGGAAGGCAGCTCGCTGCGCGCTGCTCGCGGATGCGGACGGGTTTGTGCACGAGTCGTACAAAGGGCGAATACAAATAGCCAGCAGCAACCAGGAAAATGGGAGCTACACGGTGGTGATGAGGCACCTGAGAGAGGAGGATGCGGGATGGTACTGGTGCGGGGCTAAAAACGGGCACACAGAGCACACATCCTCCGTGAAGCTGCACATCCACAAGG AAGCCTGCACTTCACAAGACCCAGAAACATCCACTCTTGTGAAACCCACTTTATCATCAAGCCCGGCCGCCTACAGCACGCCCGCGCAGAGGAGCATCACGGGCCTGACGTACACCGCGGGCACCGTCACCGAGAGCACCAGCACCCTGCTGCCCGCTGCCACCCCCGGCACCTCTGTAACCTCCCCCGGCAAAATCTATCATGAGAG CTCATCAGGTGAATCACGTCTGCTCCCAGTTGTGTTACCAGCTCTCATTTTACTGATTTTCATCACTATCACAATTCCCGCCCTGACGAAAATAAAGCTTCAAAAGGAGACAG GAGAAGGAAGAATCGCCgcgggaaacctggaagcggCACCAATTCCGTCTGCCCTGAACCCTGTGAAAGAGCAAACGATGGAGGAGACCCCGAGCCCAGAGAAGGTGCAGGGCGCAGGACAGCCCCTGGCAAACGTAG caagcctatggggaaaaaaatacttttcaagatGA